The Danio aesculapii chromosome 11, fDanAes4.1, whole genome shotgun sequence region cttgaaactgttaagttgacttgattttttataattatgcaaattgtgtTTTCTACACCAACTaatcctttttacagtgtcagactattttagcccatctgttttcaaataattactgtgatttgcacaatattacatatttggtgctttattaagtctataaaatctacaattatgGCCTCTATTGAATTTAGAAGGCAtactggagtctggaagagcagatttattttactgtgtGTCATTTTGCTATAAGCTGGAAAAAACTAATAGAATAAAGGAGTATTGGAAAAAGTGAcacgtttatttttattttttttaaaagtgagtattattagcataattataaaaatcaagtCAACTTCAAAGTTTCAAGTTACAATGTGTTAACTTGCATTACTTTTgtgaagtcaacttgttgcttttaaggcattTAAAGGCATTGGTTTACTCGCTTcagttaactaatcactttttacggTGTATATCATGAAGCAAGTGTGTATGAATGATGTATTAATGTATTTCTGCAATAAACATTAAACGCTTCTATAACTTTgaagttaaaaaacatttttaatatggtAACATTTTAGCACATCGATGCAAACAGAACTCATTTTATCTCATTGTACAAAATGCCATTTGCATAGACttgaaaaaattacttttgctgcttgttaaaacaaACTACTTGCGTAAAAAGAGTTGAATAATCAATTCTAAAGgtttatttgggacaacttaattgttttgttcgatccacttaaatttgtaagaacaATTAaagtaacttaatcgatttgtgttgggacccagcattttttacagtgtatgttgatGTTAGAAAAATGAGCATAATATTTTTGCAGAAACACTAGAAATTTCAGTTTTAATAGCACATTCAAGCTTTTATGAACATCATATGTAGATTCATCACTTGAGTTTGACACTTCTTTTAACTCCAGCACGAATACCAGACCATTCTCCACTGTATCGCGCCTCCTCACGCCGCACCTCACGAACCTGACaaacacccaaaaaaaaaaaaaaattcataaatcagTGGCGGTTTTAAATACCACcgtcttacattttaaaaatgaaagtgatGAATCCTAAGACACTTACCTGACCCTTGCGGCGAATCTGAGCACGTCTGAATTTCTCTCTGTGCTTGACTCTTGGATTGCGGTCAATCTTCTTCCTCTTGGGTGTGAGGCCTTTGTTCTTGGACATCTGTTTGTACAAAACACAACATGTGAAAATGATGGCACTCTCTATAACATGGGTCTCAAACTAGAttcctggaaggccgcagctctgcacagttttgctccaaccctaaatcaaacacacctgatccaactaatagATGTATTCAAGACTAggaactattaagcaggtgtgagttggagctggttggagctaaaagctgcagagctgtggccctccaggaattgagtttgacaccactGCTCTATTTGATGAGTGTGACTTCCAGGTCAGTTGTTGCTGAAACCGAAATATCATTTGCCTGCAAGTTGCATAGATAATTTTAACCACAACACCACTTCACCTCATATGTGATCCTTCTTTTAGCATCTCCCTCCATCTCTTCATTCTCCTCCAATCTGGAAATGAATCAGTGACAGTCAAATTTCTGAGGCAAATTATACGTTATAAAATTATACCTTATTAAATAAggatacattttaaacatgtatagCATGTGCAATGTCAATTTTGTCATCAGAACATTATGCACATACTGCACAAGCCGGATTTATAATACTGTAGGGATGTACATTTTAGAGAAACGTGGAGGAGTTTTTCTGCTGTAGTGGACATtcacattggctgtttctcagaATACCAAGATCATAGAGAACAAACTTGCTTTCTTGTTCTCAAAGGGAACGGTCTTGTCCagttacctcagaagaacaaactcagAACGAGAAATGAGATGCATTTTCCCTGatgtcacatgaccttcacacgttttaatggaaaatattttaaacatcagAACATTGatatgatttgtttgtttttctttcaagggtcctctgttcttgcggtcttgagtactGAAACTGAACTTTGATTttggttgatgatgacgttacacaagaacacaTGGACGCAAGATTGAGAACGCATGTTGAGAAACAGCTATTATGTCAAACTGCAAGGGCTGAATATTGTAAACACTCACTTGTCCTCGTTCTGCATCTCACTCTTCTTCCTCTTGAGTTTCTGTTTCTCCGCCATGGCGTTATAAAAGCGCAGATTTGCTTCCTCATCTGATTCCGACTGTTCGGCTTCTTCCAATCCAGCCTTTTCtgataactaaaaaaaaaaaaaaaaaaaaaaacacgtcagACTTAACAAAAATGGAACCCATGCTATAACTGGCTAATTCAAATGGAAAAAGTAATTACTTTGGTATGTTTGCTGCCTGGTAACCTCTTTGCCGGTCTGTCTGGCTTTTCTTCAGAGAGAAGCTGACGCAGTTGAGGAGCCAATCTAGCATCTACTGCTCCTAGTTCATTTATCAGCTGTGAAGATACAGAAATTTTTaggtttttacagatttttaaaatttattatttgtgCTAAAAATaagtgtgcgtttgtttgtacTTACATTTCTATAGGTTAGCAATCTTTCAATCACAGGATGGTTATGTGCAGGAATTCGCTTAGCTTTCAGAACCAAATAAAAACTAATGTTTGTGCAGTAGCTGGAAAGAAGGGAATATTCATAGTGAAAAAGAAAACTTCACTAAAGTTCAAACGTTTTCAGTCTGTAAAATTTTCTAGAATGAGCAAAGCTGCATTTATATGACTAAAAATACTGTGTGGTAATATTTAATTTCAGGTaacttattataaaatgtaacttaattctATGATACAAACCGGAATTTTCAGCATTCTTACTCTATGCTTATATACtctgtcagtgtttctcaaccacgttcctgaaggacctccagctctgcatattttccTTGTCtttttaaccaaacacacctgattcagatcatcagttcattatcagagactgaaagacctgtaatgggtggtGAGAGACTAAAGTGACATTGCCAAAACAAGCAGTTCTGGTTgtcctccagaaacatggttgagaaacactgctctgtcGTTTAATTCTTCAGCAGTCATTCTAAAAGTTAGGATTTACTTATCAattgatatttattaatattatgaatattGAAAACAGCTGTCTTCTATTTTTACagattaaagagtttttttttttttttgaaattgcaaTAATTTGTATGGATTTAAAAtggtaattttaattaatttcatgcattattgttaaataaatatataatttactttCATTAAGTTTTACTGACCCAAGACTTTTGATCTGCAATGAGAAAATTTTAGgtaataaaaatcattaaaaataaaagttaatgagGCTTACTTGAGATAAAGTTGTTGTTTTGTAATGATGTAATCGGCACCCTGGTAAAtggaaacaaaaataactttgttATATGTTTCAAAACCGTAAAGTCGTTACGTaaaaatctgattatttatttttataaatcaacAATTTAGATAAAATATTGCAGATTTAACTGACCTTTCCAGGAGGAATCTGTCCATTCTTGACCATCTTCACAAGTGGCTGAACTTCATCCCTCAATTCGGTAAGCtgaatatacagtaaatactCAAACTTGGCATAGCATAAACAGAATTAAGAGAAAATCATTGAGAAGATAAATGTTATTAGTGCAAGCCTCTACCTTTGCTTTAAAATCCTGAATGAGTTCCAACAACTCTGGCGATTCTTTCTTCAGCAATTTAAGCTTTTCCTTTTGTGACAAGgtttttaaatctttcaaaatccTTTCCTCTTTTTCCACCTCCTTCTCCACTTCAGCATCCACAACAAACTCCTAATAAACCACATGAAAATTACAAAGACTGAGCAGGACGATGGAAAGATCTGGACTCTACCTtcagaaagtaaataaaatgcagtGCCTCAAGCAGATTTAAATCATAGTCTTCCTCGCTCAGTTTTGCTGCTAATCTCTTTTGGATTTTTGTGGCCTCCTTTTCCTCTTCTTTGTCTTCTGCTTCAATTTCTTCAAGAGATTTGCCCTCTGCAAAAAATAACGTAAACATGCTAGAATGTGTatataattctctctctctctatatatatatatatatatgaatctaTAATATTTCAGCAATATATAAGAGCTAATATATAAAATGTCTTACTTTTTGTAACATAATCCGTATCATAGAAAATCTTCTTTTTGTTTCCCCAAGCCAAGTCATTCGGGAGATCTGTAAGAATACAAATGTCAAAGacccaaatattttaataaatggaataaaatactTATACCTATATTCTAaaatattgtcataaataatatttatttaatatcacttccatgtattaaaaagtatatgaatagttatatttgggatatttttaaagcacattaCCATCATCTTTCTTTCCTTCCAGATCACTCTCCATGTCTGTcccttcatcctcctcctcctcttctttttcttcttcgtCATCATCTTCATCTGACTCAGAAAGTGTCAAGGGCATGACCTCCTCCTAGAAAACATCATCAAAAGCAAGAATAAAACTAGTTAAACAGTTAGTAAAAACTATGTAAAGTGATAACTTATCAAACAATTTTTCTCGTGCTTACCGctttatcttcatcttcttcATCGCTGATTTCTGGAACTCCTCGGGCTAAGAGTTTCTACAGGTCAAAGTCAAGGGTCAAATATAAATCATATGACAAAGAAAGATGACAAAAGAATATGAAATACATATAACTCACTGAGATTTTTTCATTGTGGAATTCATCTACTTTATCTTCCACATACGATGAAGATTTCTGCAAAGGAAAATACGAAAAAGTTACTATTATAAAATGCATATTACCATCCAAACCAAGTTTAATCCAAAAACGTACCTTATCAGGAATGGCTTCATTTTTATAAGCTTCAGGATCATCACTGTCGTATTCTTGTTGCTTCTTTGTTCTAGGCTTTTTTACTGCCCTTTGAAATAGAAAAGGCATTTGCTaaattattacaatgtaatggTTAAATTATACAAATCTGAATTGTTATAGAAGTTTGTGCGGACACAATGTGCAAGTGTCAGAATTTGAAATAGTTACTCCTGCATCATTATTCATGTGCAACTATACACTTTGTCTATGTATAGACATTAGACTGGATTAAATCACGTTTTTATATGTTTAACGCCCGAGATATCGAAGTTATATCTGTGACTTAGCGTGTAGAAACGAAAACATTTTACGGTAAGTTAACGTTACGTACCTTCTTGCTCGGACCATTCTGCCGACGAGTTATAAAAGCAATGTTTAATCGAATAATCCGAATATCACAGTAGTTCCTATATAGTATGTCGCATTAAACAATATACAACAGGGTGAAAACAGACCAAAAACCACCCGCGTGGACTTCCCACATGAGTAAAGAACAGGAAGTAGACTATAAAGGAGTACTTCCTTTGCTAGCTGTCAAATTAAAAGTCTCGGAAAGGATATGTTTAAAGAATTTACTTCACGTTATTGGTTTGTCTGAGAAAATGTACTTAGAGTTAaaaatttctatctatctatctatctatctatctatctatctatctatctatctatctatctatctatctatctatctatctatctatctatctatctatctatctatctatctatctatctatctatctatctatctatctatctatctatatatatatatatatatatatatatatatatatatatatatatatatatatatatatatatatatatatatatatatatatatatatatatatatatatccatcatTTTTAAGGAGGATCCATCATAATTATATTGTacagattattttttcattattagaaATGTTTTATAGCCTTCGTGTAATTGAGGtcaaagaattataaaatattttaaaaactttacagAAAAAATTAAAGGAGGGAGCAAAAGACATTACTTTtgccttgtgtgtgtgaaatttcctaagaaaaaaattatcatcTGCAAAGCATTATTGAGTGCATCATAGCCAGTTTTACAAATCAAAAAAGAATCATGCATTAATCGAAggtaattattttgtaaaatgaattaaaaatcaaCCCTGAAACCAAAAATCATCAGAAAATGTCCAGAAAACAATAGATGTAGAAGATTTTCAGGCTCAGTGTTACAAAAAGAACATTGTGGTGAAATTTcttttttaagattattaataaacatattgcaGGGATAGTACCtgtgtaatatttataaatgcatttcttTTACCCTATTTGGAGGTAAAAACGTATTGCTTGTtgacctatctatctatctatctatctatctatctatctatctatctatctatctatctatctatctatctatctatctatctatctatctatctatctatctatctatctatctatctatctatctatctatctatctagaccCGCCTACTCCGCCTTGCGTCACTGCAGTGCCTTTACAGATTGGCCCACAGCAGCGCATGCGTAGTTCCATCATCGAAACTGAACAGATTGAGCACGACCAGACGCAGAAGATCAAGAGGTGGAAGAACACAACAGGAGCGCCTCgtctttattattttaaaaagatcaTTTAACACAAATTATTTCGGTAAGAATATGCAAAGTACATCAGTTCACACAAATGTATTTTACACACAACACTCTCGACGTTTGCAAAAATGCAGTGGTTTTCTAAGTGTAACAGAGGGCAGGATGATTGTGAGCCGTAAGCAGCCGACATAGTTTTGTTTAAATGGGCAAAACGCAACTAGCCAGGCATTTGTGCTTTTACGTGCAATGGTTATATTGTTTTGATGTCTGAAAAGTGCTGTGTTTATATGAAGAAATGAGAAAGTATGTTCGAGCTTTGTTTCTGCTGAAGACGGCATCAGTCCATTTGCGGTGGCAGATACAGACGGCGCCATTTTGTCGTCTCGCTGGTTTTGAGGTTTGAATGGCTTATGACGCCATGCCATGGATGTTGTTGTTAACTCTATttaactaaataatattaaaaatcacAGTGCTGTGTTTTAAAGCTATGCTTGCCCATTTTTGTTGTTTCtgctatacttttttatttaagtggTTCCTTGTATAAGCACGCTGCAAACGTATATTAATTGCGCATTTCATCTTAAACGTTGAATCAATTTTCTAGGCGTATTTTAGCatcagcaaagaaaaaaacacgTTTATTGTGATATTGGTGAGgtttttttatgcaaatcttGTTAAAAGTGTTGCTGCAATGGAAATGAATAATTGTGTATATGATATTTTCAAACAAATTAATAGGCATCATCCCTGAAGTCTTATTGTAAGGATTTGGGTTTAAGTAGGTTGGCCTAAATGTATTTAGGTTTGTTTACATGGTTTTTGGCCTTTGGCTGTGACCTGTAAGGTTTGGCAGAATTCAGGAGGCATTGATGCTCATGTATTTCTGAACTGTGTGGTTTCTGAACACTGAGAGCTATACGTTTTTTAGGTTTCTGGTAGAAAGTACTTACATGCATCTTTATTAAGCAGTTCAGCTCAGaattaaaattgtataatttgtTTTGCTTTCTGTTTCAGTCAGAACTTTGTTGCATATCAAAAAATGGCATAAAACTGAACCATAGactgattattttaattttaaattttggaTTGCACGGACGGGCCAGTAGTCTTTCAGTTGGAGATACTGATTTAGATGTGGCAGTTGAACTCTTATTCACAAACTCAGATTATAATTGAGATAATATTCTTGATTTGATCCTTGATTAAgtcaatataatatttaataaaaatactattgTAATACTATTTGTTGAAATAAACATCCTTTTAGAAATGAAATGATTTATAATAAAAAGGTGTATAAATTGTTGCCCACCTCTCCTTTCATTGAATGgacacatttgttttcttttttaaattgtcatggatatagttggtggctcattctgcTGGCTTTGGTGACCCTTTACAATGAGTGGAATAAGCTGAATGTCAGTGAGTTGAAGGTAAATCTCTAGTATGGTAGAGTAGAAAGATTTCTAAACATTTGCTGTGGTTTATAGTCAAACAGGCTTTTTTTGGTCTTTGCTATGTTTAAAGTTCAGATTAGAGATGCATAAATTGGGATGTGACAAGCTCAAGCTAGATGCATTTAGAGGTGTTGTCTAATTACGTATTTTACACATTATTCACAACTTGTCAGATTCTGCTTTACTACATGGAAAGTCTCAAATTGTTTATGTAGCTTAATATGCTTTGACACCTCTTATATTCTTTTTCACATTTGAAATGGGAAATGTTCATGaatgtgtttaatgtgtgatGCTGTTTAATGTGGATGTTTGCTGGGATTCATGAAACACATGACATGCATGCGTTTAAATTTTTAATGTGTATGGCTTTTGCGAAGCAGCTGGCCATCCTCTGCACAAGTGgtggattaatattttttttttgctgaatcaCAGTATGTACTAAATGGGCTGGAAATGGCTGGCACTGAATGGTTTTCTTGGAGACTCTCATGGGTACACTTCTAatgctgtttacatatatttccctccatttattctttttattacagtcaagaattgattttaaatgattgCCGTCAGGATTGGCTTGGGTGTCCTGTGCATCTTGTAACGAAGCAGCACGTTTAATACAGGTAAGCATTTGCGGGATCTGTCCGTTAAATATTTGGTGTAGAATTGCCTTTCTTAAtggtctaaaaaataaataaaacattgagaGAGAAAATTTAATTTAGAGTGTAGACATTTTTATTGTTGTCTAGAGTAATAtagcattgtaatatttaatatttgggaataatttacaataTCCTTTTTTGTtgtcataatatataatattaatgctTTG contains the following coding sequences:
- the utp3 gene encoding something about silencing protein 10 — protein: MVRARRAVKKPRTKKQQEYDSDDPEAYKNEAIPDKKSSSYVEDKVDEFHNEKISKLLARGVPEISDEEDEDKAEEVMPLTLSESDEDDDEEEKEEEEEDEGTDMESDLEGKKDDDLPNDLAWGNKKKIFYDTDYVTKKGKSLEEIEAEDKEEEKEATKIQKRLAAKLSEEDYDLNLLEEFVVDAEVEKEVEKEERILKDLKTLSQKEKLKLLKKESPELLELIQDFKAKLTELRDEVQPLVKMVKNGQIPPGKGADYIITKQQLYLNYCTNISFYLVLKAKRIPAHNHPVIERLLTYRNLINELGAVDARLAPQLRQLLSEEKPDRPAKRLPGSKHTKLSEKAGLEEAEQSESDEEANLRFYNAMAEKQKLKRKKSEMQNEDKLEENEEMEGDAKRRITYEMSKNKGLTPKRKKIDRNPRVKHREKFRRAQIRRKGQVREVRREEARYSGEWSGIRAGVKRSVKLK